The genome window TAAAATTTAAGACATTACCtattaagtaggtttattgATAGGTAATCCagcatattaattatttatatccaATAGTTTAATTTGTGATTGTATTAATTAATTGAaatgtttcatttaaaattATGATTGTAAGTATTTAATTCATATCATGTTATGTATTatctttatattaaataaattatatactaTTGGTGTATTTGTGGTTTTAATGAAATGCTGGTGATTAGAACTTTCCTAGTTGCATACTGCAATAAGTGCAACGGGAGTCAGTTTGGATATCTGTCCTGAAATGTGAGTGGTTTGCATCAGAAATTTTAGATTTGTTTCGAAGTTCTGTGACTAGGCGGTTTCTTCTTCACTTCAGCAGCATGCTTTAATGTTGGGCTAGTCAAAATAAATcctatttatacttggtcaagcagatcttgtcagtagaaaaaggcggctaatttgaaaaatgtaggcgcgaagggatgtcgtcccatagaaaatttgaatttcgcgccttttttactgacaagatttgcttgaccagcttataatctatctatctaatacctttaaacgagcaattcttgcatatttatttatttatatatatatatatatatttcggggatttcggaaacgggtctaacgatttcgacgaaaattggtatatgggggttttcgggggcgaaaaatcgatctagctaggtcttatctctgggaaaacgcaaatttttgagattttatgtgttttccgagcaaagctcggtctcccagatattaatgttataatagAATCAACCAAGGTctcggtgcggtgcgatagtgtgttaggACTTTTATGGGAAGATGAGaagtcaaattttttttcgaaTGGCAACATTTAGAAAGGGACAGACAGAGGTCTCCGTCATGGCTCTTGTTCGGCAAGTTTTCGTCCTTACCAAGTGAAATTAATCTTTAATTCAATGTTAATAGAGTACATTTTGATTATTGACTTTTGCGTCACTATGTCTTTCGCTTGTTTTACCTCGTCCTCGTTCTATAATCTGTCTATGTCTAGAGTCTGTTGTTGtgtttttgtgttactttactTCATACTTGTGTGTTGTTAACTCGCAGTAAGAAATCATAAAGCATTGTATAGAACTGCCTGTTTtgtgtattaaaatttaaattacacaATTTATAATGTCGTATCAACTGTACAGAAATACTACGATCGGAAACACATTACAAGAAAGCCTTGACGAACTGATCCAGGTACATGTTCATTTGTATACCTTTCCtgttttgaaatttcgtttcCTAACATTCTAGTTgctaaaatgaattttatttcagTACGGGCAGATAACACCGGCTTTAGCAGTAAGAGTGCTATTGCAATTTGACAAATCTATAAATACAGCTTTATCCAACAAGGTGAAATCTAGATTAACCTTTAAAGCTGGAAAACTAAATACTTACAGGTATGAACATTgttatactatttcaaataaattatgtaggtatattacaacAGGTATAATGTAACTCATCAACTTGCtgcttgttttatattatttgaatgatttatttatatttccagGTTTTGTGACAATGTGTGGACCTTTATGTTGAATGATGTGGAGTTCCGAGAAGTGCAAGAAGTTGCTAAAGTAGACAAAATCAAAATTGTAGCTTGTGATGGTAAAAGTAAGTTTCTTTTCTTATTATACATCCTCATTTTCATCTTAGGCAGCAACTTTCTTTATTTACTAAAAAAATGAATTTAGGGAACCTACACCTTGTAGGTAGAAAATTAAAGGAGATATGCAGAATAGAGAACAACATAACATATTTTATCAGATATGTGTATTATACTACAAAATTGTCATGATACATCTATTACAATGTTTCTGTAACACACTCACTGCGGCACTGGGCGGGAAGACTTCATTTAAAACTTCTACTTGCTCTATTGTTATGTTACGTAAATGTTCATGACACCTTTCATGTAGTGAATTAGTGATGTAACTTAAGCATTAAAATGAGGTGTAATGAAAGTGTGtgtgtttattgtatgggagtaGCTTTTTGGCGGCAGGGTTATAATATGACTTTTAATATCATTACATTAGTTAGAGGATCAATTTTTACTTCCTATAATCATGTCCCAAACTATTCTCATATTTTAGATATTGTTGGTTAAGAGTGTAAAACGTGCTAAACccatttcaaattaatttatttttaactttaatatCTATCAAAGtagatatgtcaccgtaaaattgtaaacactcgtcatattataatctcgctagttacattataaactgacggtagggagattatagtctaatctaacctaacctacgttagattataaactaatgggttcacaatcttacggtgtcagatACAAAAGTAATGGTACACATTATGGCTCATGTGTTTGAAGCCAGTTCTCACAACTAATAAAAAAGTACACAAATTATtctaattaattgtatttttccTTCCAGATGTCGAGGAAAGGAAATAACATTAGTGGTGCTGGTAGTGTCAGTTCCAATAATTATCtcagtatatttttataaggCTGTAGTTTTGGTAATGAATTCAAGTCGCTGCTTATCGAGCATGTATGCATCAGTATAAAATACTCGGGGTCTAATTGGATTGAGGAccttttattaatgttttagtTTGGTCTGTTCATATCAATGGATATCAGTCTTGGACTTGTGACACGGTTGTGTACAGTGGGTAGTGTCAATACCAAAACAAGGGACATAAATTTCCACTGCTTCATTTCATCCATCAAGATATCAAGACAAATACTTTATTAGGTTTTTTTGGTACATAAGCTTATATTCAATTTTTAGATCCAAATATCAGTTTTGTTTTTGATTGTACGGAATACATtgaaatatttcattaaaagattctgatttaatttaattcttatcatattatgtattatgcttaaatgaaataaatggtATACtggtgtataattttttttcctcAAACAGTCCCTCAAAGAATAGTTTCTAATGTAGTTCCAAAAATTCATTTATCATTTTTGGAATTTATATACTACAGTTTGGACCAATTTGATAAATTAGTAAAAACTGGCAGGGCATTTTTGATCTTGCTCATTGCAAGTCTGTACCTGATATGATATTACAAGGTAATCCTACATGACCGGCTTAcaaggccggcccaggaagcgatggcttgatgtcgttaaggaggacatgcgtgccaacggactcaccaccagggacgccgaagatcgggcaaagtggacatgaaggagtcggaaggcggaccccgggtcctcgcgccccgcgccccggcacagctgggattgacgccaggatgatgatgatgatgaaggtaaTCCTACATGAGGCTGGGATCTGGGCGAAGGCACATGTTGTAATGAAAACGCCTGCCACCTGAACTTTCAGCCCAGAGGAAAAATAGGCTTTATTCGAGTTTTTCCTTAATCAAAAGTGACtggtaaaatatcaaatgatattttaggCATGTCTCTGTAAGTTGTGAGGATTTATGTAGGTGTGTTAATCGCTTACATGTACATGTGCCCAACATGTGCCTATAGTCAGCAGAACTACTAGCGTAGTACCCCAGCATGCATTTTTATATGAGAAAGTTCATTCAACAGTCTAATATGCTCTACTTATATCTAACAATAACCCACAACTCTGGGACATTTGATTCTGCAAACGGAttggaaataataaaataaaacaatgtaaccattcaaaatatattttatttattatctaaataaacatttatgcaatatttatacatattatttacaaaTCTCCTAACTTCTCAGCAGATCTTCAAGAAACACCcgattaaaaattgggtaacaAAACTTCTGATTATAATTATTGGTAACACAAAAAATATTCACGTATATTTTAtcactaacaaaaaaaaacgaaaaatatACTTGTCTGTCattgttacaaaaataatttgaatagCCTAaccttattataattaattattatgataaca of Cydia amplana chromosome 17, ilCydAmpl1.1, whole genome shotgun sequence contains these proteins:
- the LOC134655679 gene encoding transcription initiation factor IIA subunit 2-like, with product MSYQLYRNTTIGNTLQESLDELIQYGQITPALAVRVLLQFDKSINTALSNKVKSRLTFKAGKLNTYRFCDNVWTFMLNDVEFREVQEVAKVDKIKIVACDGKNVEERK